The Chrysemys picta bellii isolate R12L10 chromosome 5, ASM1138683v2, whole genome shotgun sequence genome includes a window with the following:
- the ANKRD37 gene encoding ankyrin repeat domain-containing protein 37 translates to MWMMLDCSSESDGLSLLLEAGTGVNAPADAFGQSPAHLAACGGQAFFLLWQLQTGANLNQQDCHGEAPIHKAAKVGSLECLALLVASDARIDLCNNDGQTAEDLAWAFGFLECAKFLTTVKHTQNMKLREQSSCSLKDNCGLPREASAGQKRAYGIMGPTNRKRRRSDDITS, encoded by the exons ATGTGGATGATGCTGGATTGCAGCTCAGAG TCTGACGGCTTGAGCCTCCTGCTTGAGGCGGGGACTGGGGTGAATGCACCCGCAGATGCCTTTGGTCAGTCCCCAGCTCACTTGGCTGCTTGTGGAGGACAAGCTTTTTTCCTACTCTGGCAACTGCAAACAGGCGCTAATCTCAACCAACAG GATTGCCATGGAGAAGCTCCTATTCATAAGGCAGCTAAAGTTGGGAGCTTGGAGTGTCTTGCTCTACTCGTTGCCAGTGATGCCAGAATAGA TTTGTGCAATAATGATGGACAAACAGCAGAAGATCTTGCATGGGCTTTTGGATTTCTGGAGTGTGCCAAGTTCCTCACAACTGTTAAACATACTCAAAATATGAAGCTAAGAGAACAATCTAGCTGCTCACTTAAAGACAATTGTGGTTTGCCAAGAGAGGCTTCAGCTGGACAGAAACGAGCATATGGAATTATGGGACCCACAAACAGAAAGAGGAGGAGATCAGATG